Proteins encoded by one window of Cannabis sativa cultivar Pink pepper isolate KNU-18-1 chromosome 4, ASM2916894v1, whole genome shotgun sequence:
- the LOC115719800 gene encoding uncharacterized protein LOC115719800, which yields MDKSWMEEKRETPQFVEGFNNFLEFALKNCSDPEKIRCPCVDCGNISKGNITMLKNHVFCRGIDKSYTKWYWHGESMKGDPYPLELLDDAQEEFIHDPEKFDSMVRDADKSLFSGCEKRRLSTMVKFYNIKAENGVSDKCFSQFLSAFKEILPMENCFPESTYEVKKTLSSIGLKYEKIHACPNDCILYRKEHAHMDTCPECGLPRYKPNKSKEIRKLIPEKVLWYMPLIPRLKRFYRSAETAENLLWHEKRRVKDGKLRHPADSQAWKKVNYLNPDFAAEPRHLRLGLSADGVNPHRSLSSRHSSWPVFLVMYNLPPWLVMKRKFTMLSLMISGPKQPGHDIDVYLAPLVDDLKELYEDGVDAYDGFKKEVFKLKVVLLWTVSDFPAYSNLSGLSTKGYEGCPICCTNTRARRLSNGRKMCYMGHRRYLPLSHPDRNKKQAFDGTVEREVAPLPLSGRQILEEVEKIDFKYGKGKKKRNPNGCFQRKSIFFRLPYWKDLLVRHCLDVMHIEKNVCESIVGTLLDIPGKSKDGLSSRLDLVELGIRHSLAPVDKIWRPIPIF from the exons atggatAAGTCATGGATGGAAGAGAAGAGAGAAACCCCACAATTCGTAGAAGGATTTAATAACTTTTTAGAGTTTGCCCTAAAGAATTGTAGCGATCCTGAAAAAATTCGCTGTCCTTGTGTCGATTGTGGTAATATATCAAAAGGAAATATTACCATGTTAAAGAATCATGTATTTTGTCGTGGAATCGATAAAAGTTATACTAAATGGTATTGGCATGGGGAATCGATGAAGGGAGACCCATATCCGTTAG AATTGCTTGATGATGCTCAAGAAGAGTTTATTCATGATCCTGAAAAATTTGATAGCATGGTTAGAGATGCAGATAAGTCGTTATTTAGTGGTTGTGAAAAACGCCGACTATCAACTATGGTGAAATTTTATAACATAAAGGCGGAGAATGGAGTAAGTGATAAGTGTTTTAGTCAATTTCTATCTGCTTTTAAAGAGATCCTGCCGATGGAAAATTGCTTTCCAGAGTCGACATATGAGGTGAAGAAAACTTTAAGTTCGATAGGGTTGAAGTATGAGAAGATTCATGCATGTCCAAAtgattgcattttatatcgtaaagAGCATGCCCACATGGACACTTGTCCGGAATGTGGTTTGCCACGGTACAAGCCGAACAAGAGTAAGGAGATCCGAAAACTTATTCCAGAGAAAGTCTTGTGGTACATGCCTTTAATTCCGCGACTGAAGCGGTTCTATCGAAGTGCAGAAACTGCTGAAAACTTATTATGGCACGAGAAAAGGCGAGTGAAAGACGGTAAACTCCGACATCCTGCTGATTCACAGGCTTGGAAAAAAGTAAATTATTTGAATCCAGACTTCGCAGCTGAACCAAGACATCTACGGCTTGGTCTATCAGCCgatggagtaaatccacatagatctcttAGCAGCCGACATAGTTCATGGCCTGTGTTTCTTGTTATGTACAACCTTCCTCCTTGGTTGGTGATGAAAAGGAAATTTACGATGTTATCGCTAATGATTTCAGGGCCTAAACAGCCGGGACATGATATCGATGTTTATTTGGCACCATTAGTTGATGACTTGAAAGAGTTGTACGAAGATGGTGTTGATGCATACGATGGTTTTAAGAAAGAAGTTTTTAAGTTGAAGGTTGTGCTGTTGTGGACTGTTAGTGATTTCCCTGCGTATAGTAATCTATCAGGGTTGAGCACAAAAGGCTATGAAGGTTGTCCTATTTGTTGTACCAATACACGAGCTCGTCGGTTGTCAAATGGACGCAAAATGTGTTACATGGGCCATAGACGATATTTGCCCCTAAGTCACCCTGACAGAAATAAAAAACAAGCATTTGACGGTACTGTAGAACGAGAAGTTGCACCTTTGCCACTTTCAGGGCGACAAATTCTTGAAGAAGTTGAGAAAATAGATTTCAAGTATGGAAAGGGCAAGAAAAAGAGAAACCCCAATGgatgttttcaaagaaaatcgATTTTCTTCCGTCTTCCATACTGGAAAGATTTACTTGTTAGACATTGTTTGGATGTCATGCACATAGAAAAGAATGTGTGTGAAAGCATTGTCGGTACGTTACTTGACATCCCTGGTAAAAGTAAAGATGGTTTGTCTAGTCGTTTAGACCTTGTTGAGTTGGGTATAAGACACAGTTTGGCACCTGTGGATAAAA TTTGGCGGCCTATCCCAATATTCTGA